The segment TTTAACCCGTGCCCTTGCTCTTAAATATGAATTATCTTCATTAGTTTTACTTTTTTCCATAACTGTAATTTGCTTGGTTAATAGTGGTATTTTAATACGAAATATCTCGCTGTTTTCTTCAATTGTAATTTCTCTTGATGTTATAAGGGAATACTTAGTCAACAATATTTTTTAAACCCACACCGCGCCTGGATTGCATTACTTCCTTTTTTTGCAGATTATTCTCAACAACCAGATACCCTACTTCTTCATAAAGTTTAATGTAGAGAGGTTTTGCTTCACTTACTATATTATGTTTTACTGTGTTTTCCAGGAGTAGCTGAAGAGATAGAGGCACCACCTTGGCCTCAGGATTTTCTATTTCCTGCGGAATACTATATGAAATACTATCTTCAAATCTCATTTTAAGCAGATTCATATAAGTAACAGCAAACTCCAGTTCTTCGCTTAAATTTACAAGTTCCTTATCCTTTTGTTCCAGAACGTACCTATATATTTTTGAAAGTGATGTTGTAAACCTTTGGGCAATCTCTGGGCTCTCCTCTATTAAGGAAGTAAGTACATTTAAACTATTAAATAAAAAGTGGGGATCTATTTGATTCTTTAAACTTTCAAACTTAGCTGAAGCAGTACCTGCAATTATCTTTTGCTCGGTAACCTTTTTTTCCTGCAACATTCGGTAAAAATAAATTGCATGGAAAAAGAGAGAAATTACCAAAGTTATAATAAGAGCAATGAAGTAGAACTGAAGATTTTCTGTAGCAAAAAATTCTTCGAAACTCTTACTAAGTGAAACCAACCTTATGAATTATCCTTATAAGGAAGATTGTGAAAAGGGTAAGAAATATTGATCCCAGCAAACCAATCCCAAACCGCCATTTGCCATTTCTCTTCCACTCAAGGGTATTCAAAAATCCAAAATAATAACCATTGACAAAACTTAGCGGCACGCTGTATAAAACATAAAGGCTCAGGCTTTCTAATAACCTTAAATTCAAAATGACTTCACCCCCGGATATGATCCTGAAACTTTGTTCCAGAAAAAAAAGAACCAGTCCAATTATAAAGCCTATACCTATGGCTTTGTAATACTTTCTCATATTCTATTTCTTTTTTTGTGCCTCTACCTCAGTTCCATTGGGAAATATTAACTTCAGTAGTATAATTATTTGCAGTCGCGCACATTTACTAAACAAATATCATCTCAAAGAGAATTCCTGGCAACTAAGATTTCCTCAACTGTAGTTTTTGGGAGCTGAAATGTAAAAAAGAAATATTAAATATAATTATTACGCCTTTTTATCCTCCATTCGCTTTTCATTGCCTTTGAACGGCCTAATGATTAGCCTTGATGCCTTATCATAATTAACGTAATTATATATCCAGTTAAAAAATGTCACTAAACGATTTCGAAAACCTATTAAATACCACAAGTGAATAAACATCCAGATGAACCAGGCAAAGAAACCACCAAACTTAAAATTTTCCAGATCTACTACAGCCCGGTTTCTACCTACGGTGGCCATAGTACCCTTATCTTTATAATTAAAAGGTTTCAGGTTTTCTCCTTTTAAGATCCTCATTAAATTTTTTGCAAGATGTTTACCCTGCTGTATTGCAGGTTGAGCAACCATAGGATGTCCCCTTGGGTAATCGCTGCTTTGCATGACCGCTATATCACCTATTGCAAAAATATTTTCGTATCCATTTACCTGATTAAATGTATTTACTTCGTACTTAAGTTAGCTTTTTCAATTAAAGCTGAAGCATTTAATCCTTTCACAGGAGCTCCGGTAACACCTGCACTCCATATAAACGTAGAGGTTTTAAATTCGCGATCGGTATTTGTTTTGACTGTAATTCCATCGTAGGATTCCACCATTGTATTCACGTGCACCTGGACGCCGAGCTCCTTTAAAAATTTTTCAGCTTTGGCTGAAGCTTCTTCGCTCATAGGAGGAAGTACCCGGCCCAGCCCTTCCAGTAAATGAATTTCCATTTCGCCTGTATCAATATCGGGATAGTCATTGGGCACCACATTATTTCGTAGTTCTGCAATAGCACCGCTTAGCTCTACCCCTGTAGGACCCGCACCAACTAAAATAAATGTAAGTAGCGCTTTTCTTTCGGCAGGATCATCGGTTATAACTGCCTGCTCAAGATTTTCCAGAATTAAACTGCGTATGTTTAGTGCCTGCGGAATGGTCTTCATCCACATCCCGTTCTTTTCTATACTTTTATTTCCGAAGAAATTAGTACGGGATCCTGTGGCGATAACAAGATAGTCATAGCCAACTTCTCCAATATTCGTATAAACAACTCTGGCTTCCGGATCAATACTTTGGACCTCGGCCATTCTAAAAAAAGCACGATTACTGGCTCGTGTAATTTTTCTCAAAGGATATGCTATGGAATCAGGCTCCAGGCCAGAGGTGGAAACCTGGTAAAGTAAAGGTTGAAATGTGTGATAATTATTTCTATCCAGAAGAACCGTTTGTACTTGTTCCTTAAGTAACTTATTTGTAAGGCTGATTCCTGCAAACCCACCTCCTATAATTACTATGCGGGGTAATTCACTTTTGGGAATATTCATGTCGAGGTTTTTCCA is part of the Antarcticibacterium sp. 1MA-6-2 genome and harbors:
- a CDS encoding histidine kinase; translation: MVSLSKSFEEFFATENLQFYFIALIITLVISLFFHAIYFYRMLQEKKVTEQKIIAGTASAKFESLKNQIDPHFLFNSLNVLTSLIEESPEIAQRFTTSLSKIYRYVLEQKDKELVNLSEELEFAVTYMNLLKMRFEDSISYSIPQEIENPEAKVVPLSLQLLLENTVKHNIVSEAKPLYIKLYEEVGYLVVENNLQKKEVMQSRRGVGLKNIVD